The following is a genomic window from Strix uralensis isolate ZFMK-TIS-50842 chromosome 3, bStrUra1, whole genome shotgun sequence.
GCCGAGCTGCAGAGCCAGAGACCGGAGCCGAGCCCACGGCGACAGCGTTGAGTGTAACTGCTTGGCAGGCAGCAAGCCCCGGGCCGCGCATCACAGCCCGGGGGGCTGCCCCGGCGCCTCTCGGCgagccgggccccgccgcccacTAGCCCTgtcccgcccgccccccccccgtaCCTCCTGGTAGGATGCGGAGACCTCCGGTCTTAGCATGGCatcggcggggcggcggggagcgggggccggggggcagcccAGCCGCACCGCGGCACGGCGATGGCACGGCGTTACCGCGGCCGGGCCGAACCGAGCCGCCCTGCCCGGGCAGGGCCACGCAGGCGCCGGGACCCCCCGCTCGCCCGCCGGCTGCTTCCCGCCCCGGCGCCGTGGCCTCGCCTCGCCACAGcggcgcgggggctgctgggaggCGTAGTCCGGCGCCCGCTGCGGTAATGGCCGCCGGGCCGTGGAGCTCGGCCCTCCCCTCAGCGGCGGGCAGCGAGGAGGCCCTTGGCGTGCCGGGGGTGGCCGGCGGTAGCCACCCTCGTTCTCCACGTCCCGGCTGTGCGGGACGGAGCTCTAAAACGCCCCAGATGCTCCACGGCTTGCAGcgccagggaggagctggggcttGTTTCAGCCGCCAGAGCTCGGTTAGCAATTTCTGATGAGCTCTGGCTCCAGGCAGCATAAAGCGGCccagcgcagcagggctgagcggGTTTTTTGTAAGGTTTGTGGGAACGTTTCTCTCTGCTGAGGAGACAGAAGGGTAGTGCGTAGTGATGGGGGGACGAGGCTTTTCTACACCACACATTTCACAAACTTCTTACACAAGACTGAACTAGGTTGGAAAACCAACTTAAAACAATTTTGCCAGCTCTCCCCAAGATGCACACAATATTACTTtgtctaataaaattatttttctttcttgctgctcAAGGCTGCTAGCAGAGCACTGAAACACCAGACTCGCTTGGCAACCAGACAAAACTTGTGCAGGGCTCCCACCAAGACCCACCCACGCTGCGCTGGCAGAGGAGCGGCAGCAGCGGGGCTCTCTGGGAGGATGATAAAAGCCAAAACCACCTAAGACCTGACTCATGAGCCATCAGTCCACAAATACCTGCAcagctgtttttcttccccagtgtGGAAGTAATTGTTAATGTTTCATCATTGAGAAAAAGCAATGCACAACATTTCTTGCATTGAGATGCAACGCTGTAGTGGACTCCCTGCTCAGTAGAGATCATTTCCCTATGCCTAAGACCCACACCTAGTAAGTTAATAACCAAGGTTTGAAGTCCTTTGACAACAACGATCCTAATATACATCTTCTCCTTtcagaaagaaactatttttagTTCTAGTTACtaatttttcagatgtttgtGGTTCAAAGGCAGGCTCTAACTCACCCCCCAATCAATACCACTTCAGACAGATGTTGGCTGGTGTTCAGCACTTGCAGCCCTCCCCTGGGAGGACACtgataaataattatttcagaataaaaggtAAATCTATAATGTGATTGAACCAAACTGACAAATCAGACTTTCACGTATTTCCCGGCAGCATGGGTCTCTGTGGTAAGCCATGCAGGGCGTTTGCAGGCAGAGCAACCAGACAAATGCCAGCGCTTGCTCTTGTGCATAACGGGAGCATTCGGGAGCTGCTTAGTCCAAAGCCTTACTAGTGGTCTCTTTCTGCTTGACATTTCATATCTGCCTTGTGGCATGTGGACTCAGCAAATGGATGTGATGGACAGCCAGAATTGGAAGGCCATTCTGAAGCCCAGCTACTGTTTAGGCAGTGTAGGCAAACTCCACTGCTTAAGGGGAATCACGGTAACAACCTTGTAAACCTTCACCCCAACAGGACCAACCCTCAGCTTGCCACACCAGAGAGCAGCCCACGGCACTCAGATGGCCACAGCAACTCCCCTTGCCCGTGCCCTGGCTCTGCAGGCTTCACCCAGCTCCTCACCCAGGGATGGGGCCACTGGCTGTCACCCCCATGCCATGATGGCGTGCCCTCACTCCCTGTCCTGCGCTGGGTCTTTGCGGGCTATGGAGATGCCACTTGGGATTTGGTACTTCAGCTTGGCCAGCACCCATGTACAGAACTGCCTTTGGGCGGCCTGTGGGAAAGGGTGTTAGCTCCAGCAACGTGGAACTGGTATCCTCATGGCTTTCACGCAAGGAGAGTTTATAAACAATCCTTAAAGCAAAGATCAAAGCCCTTTCTGTCTCCTAGTTACTGTCCAGATCCTTCTCCAAACTGTTCAGCTTCCACAACTGTACAAGGACTGGAGACCCCACACAGGGATTTGAATTACAGCACTGGTAGTCAGAAGACCAGGTGCTGCAGCATCGAACATCCAGGCTTTAAATCCTTCAAGTCCTCGCTTGCCAGCACTACAGTGCAGGATGTGGTATGTGTATCTAAATGGTAAAGTTTCTGTCTTAATTAATTAATAGAATGACAAACATCAAACTGCTTATTCTTCTGCCAGCCCAGAATGTTTCCCCGTGCTATATTTGTAGCATGGGGAAATCACATCATTTGAAAATGTCCTATTTATTCTCTCCTTCCTTAGGCTAAAAATGTCAGTTTGCTGGTTTAAGTCATAAGGACGAAGCCTGCCCTGCACGTGCTGATTTTGtcaataaacatttaaaagagCCAGCGGAGAAGCTTCAGAGGGGCAGGCGGGTGGAAATGGAGGTATCCTGTATGAGCAGCTGCCTATTGGGGGGCTGCCTGCGCGCCCCGCTTAACCCCTTCCCCGTGCTTAACTAAACCACCGAGGCGCCGGGGCAACCACCCGCTCCCGCCGGCGGGCCCGCctgcccggggcggggccggggcggcccgtccccccgctcccctcccgcccccccggcggcatggcgggcggcgcggcgcgggtGGTGCTGGCGGCCCTGCTCGgcgccctgcccgccctgcccgccgcggccGAGCCGCAGCTGCGGTTCAGACCGCCGGGCGAGGCCCCCGTGCGCCTCTTCACCGAGCCCGAGCTGGCCAGATACGCCGGGCAGCAGGTagggccgggcgggcgggaggcaCTCGGGGCCCCCCGGCCGGTTCTTTAaagccgcggggccggggccggggcgtcGCCTCCGTCCCTGCCGCTCGGGGCCCCGAAATCGCGTTAAAAGTCGGTTcgctctgctctgctgctcccgCCCAGCAACGAGGGGGGAACTTGCTTTTTAGGCACTGGCGAGAAGTTGGCTGGCACCCGTGTGTTGCTGGCCCGCTGTTCAGCTGTCCTGCCGGCAGCTGCTGGCTTTGCTGGTGGAAGTTGCGTACAGGCAATTAGATGGCACGTTCCTATTTTATTGGTTGCCTGCTTGACAAGGTACTCATGGCAGTGAATTTCAGATGGCCGTGAGTTGGAGCCAAAGTAATTTTCTCTCAATAATTCACTAAACCACATATTTagacccttttttcccccttcaagaTTATAGAAATAATAAAGGAATTAAGCATTTTTAGCTCTCTGTGACACAGAAAACTCTGCAGAACTTCACATTCAAAATTATAATATTGATACACATCTGTCTTCTCTTTTGAAAAACTTTCTGGCTGACCTTCTCAGGGTCTTCTGTAGATACTTTCAAGATACTAACCAGCATCTGACTAAAAATAACATCTTCCGCATAAAAGACAAATCAGAAGCACTGGCTTATTAAGTAAAACAGACGTCAGCAGATCAGATTTGGGtgtgtttatgtatttatctGTTGTTCTCTTAATCAAATAAAGAATGCTGTTGGCCATGCGCCCGTTCATCTTGTGCAATAGCCATCTGCATTAGGAATAGAAAGACGCAGTTGATCATCTTTGAGCAGACAAGGGTATGGACAAGAGGTGACTTGCAAGAGGGACACGTCTTCAGTGATTGTGATGTTTAGATTAAGAAGAGTCTCTCATTCCATATGCttaaatcctaaaaaaaaaaaaaaaataaataaaaatctcagggACAATTTAAAGCACAAGCAAGAAATTTCAAGAGAGAGAACATGCATGcttgtatacacacacaaacaagagACCACCTACAATGGAGAATTTAATTCTCTTCTTTGTGTCCTGAGTGCTTACGGATTTAGTAGCTAAAACTAATTGCCTGTGCCTGCGCTGGATTGTTGAGGATATATTGCTGGCTTTCTTTCCAGGAAGGACAGCCCATTTACCTGGCTGTGAAGGGAGTAGTATTTGACGTCACTTCTGGAAAAGGTGAGTTTGCTTCTCCTCTGCtgtctgctttgttttcatgCTATTATTCagtcatttgtttttaaatattcccaATGTATTAGAAGCCTGCAGTTCAATTGCAACAAAAAGAatatactttttccttttttaaaaacctcaatTTTCCTCCTCTGACGCTTCCCGCATGAAGGTTCTGTCTGGAACTTACACTGGTTTGAGATTACAGTACGCATAGACAGACGAGCCAGTGTAGTCCAGTTAGCTTGGGCGCTGAAGACACCTGCCCAGACCCCCGAGTCCTCGCCAGATGCGGGGTCGGGCCACACAGAAGCCGCTGCTACAGTGTTTTCTTGCACTGGGTACATGGACTGACCAGACCAAAGATAAGCGGGGTGTACCTGTACTGCCCTACACAGTGtcagcactgctgcagctgcatctTTGCCTTCTGTGCTGGTGTTTGCCTACCCGTGCTCTCCAGTGGCCTGGTCAAAACTCTTGGAAGACTTGACTGTGATTGTGAAAGGAGGATGGGGGggctaagtaatttttttctcctttaaaattttcttactTCATGAGGCTTCTCATTATTTACACCTAAGCCGTTTATTTGCTGTTTGTGCCTTCCCTAAGAACTACAGATGTTTTAATGTGAACTCCTGCTACTTAATCCAGATGTGCTGTAAATTGTATGAAGGGACCGTGGGGGTCCTGGACACTTGCCTTAATGTCATCATAAGCAAACTAATGGCTTGTTGCTTTGTTTGTACTAAGCTTGTTAATGCAGCTTGTCTGGACATAACGTGTAGGCTGATCTTCAAATCCTAAGTTAGACAAGGCTTGCCACTGCAAATTCTGGAGTCTACAAACCTCTCATGAGAATGTAAAAGCACAGCTCCTTAAATAATAGGTCTTAAATTTTAAGACCGCAGTATAGGAGTTCAACAGTTGTATAACCCCACcctatgtttttgttttttttttttttaaggactggGATGTATTATCAAAAAGTAGCAAATCAAAAGTCAGTTTTGGAAAGAAGAGTCTTGGACTTGAGTTGTTGCTTTCAGTTCACTGACAAGTGTAACAGGCAGGTGAAAAGCAGAGGCTGAACATACCCTGTACATTGTCAGATCAtcacaggattattttttttttctaatctgacAGAATTTTATGGAAAAGGAGCCCCATACAATGCtttggttggaaaagactcaACAAGAGGAGTTGCAAAGATGTCTCTGGATCCAGCAGATCTTACACATGACATAGTAAGAAAATGGACTGTTAGTTGAATGCCGTTTTGCaaagttttattcttttgcaGGATCATATCAAATTATTTGTGTTATTTAAGTTGATTcacatctttaaaagcaaaatgcattaatattctttaaatacataaaatggaCACGTATTTACTGCTCTTGAAAGGTGCAGTGCTAACAGCCTTAAAGAGGAAAGTTTTTAATCTGTGGAATCAATACAGTGTATGTAAGCACATAAAGAGGAAATTACCTACTGTTTAAAAACATGCTTCCAAAGAGAGTAAATCACTTCCTTTGTCAATTGATTTAGTGTATCCTGTGTCACTGACATGGCAGTGGATGCTAACTCTGGCAGTGGGTAGTTGCTTGTTTGAGGTGTGATTTACTTATGCAGGGAATATGAAGGGAGATTAATGGTTTGTTTCACCTGAATATATTAAAGTTTTGTCAAAGTtgaatttgaatgaaaaatataaaattacagGTTAAACTATCAATTTTATAATCATGCTCTGCGAAGTAAACCTCAAGGCTGACCCTAAGGTTTACAGTAATCAGTAAAACCCAAAAATGTatgtaaatatctgtatttttatttctttgatataGGACTTTCATTTCCATATTTCATTTAGACAGGACTCACAGAAGAGGAACTGAAGTCCTTGGATGATATCTTCAATAATGTTTATAAGGCCAAATATCCAATTGTTGGCTATACTTCTCGAAGAATTCTGAATGAGGATGGAAGCCCCAATCTAGACTTTAAACCTGAAGATCAGCCACATTTCAACATTAAAGATGAGTTTTGAGGAACATTTTTGTACCTAGAGAATGCCTGGGGAGAGGCATGATAGACTATTAGATTGATTCCCTGTTTTCTGGAGTTCATTACAACAATTAGCTATCATGAGTTggttttctgtttagaaaatatgtatgtgtgtacacacCAAGTTTAGAGGAAACGAACAGATCTGTGTTAGTGTCATACACTTGGGCAGTTTGCTCTGAATTATGGGAATTATTTCATGTGAAAGTTCTTTCTGCCTGGATTTCTCTGTTTACAAGTGTGTAATGTAAAATTACATTCCTCAGAAGAGATAAGGAAGTTTTTAACAGCTGAAACATGACTGGTATTTTTTGTAAATCACAAGTTGTTTCCCACTCCCTGGAAAAGCGTGAATGCATCATCTGGATGAGCTGACATCAATCCTCTGTGCTTCAACTGAGTGTAGGTATCACAGGTACAAACAGGTGTAATAGAGGcttatgttttaaaaagcattgtGGGATTTAATGTTTGATACGTTTGAGAATACTGGATATAAAGCACTCAGTCTCTTAAAATGTAGTTACTGTGGAATATTTATGCAAAGCCTACAGCTAtaaaccaagacaaaaaaaatctttccccaTGAGAACCACTGTGACATTTTAAGATTATTATGTTAGTTTCAAATAAATGACACTTCACTTTTTTATGTAATTATCAAAGATGTTATCTATATTAGATTATGATGATTTCCTTCTAGCTTCCTCCACtct
Proteins encoded in this region:
- the NENF gene encoding neudesin: MAGGAARVVLAALLGALPALPAAAEPQLRFRPPGEAPVRLFTEPELARYAGQQEGQPIYLAVKGVVFDVTSGKEFYGKGAPYNALVGKDSTRGVAKMSLDPADLTHDITGLTEEELKSLDDIFNNVYKAKYPIVGYTSRRILNEDGSPNLDFKPEDQPHFNIKDEF